In Penicillium oxalicum strain HP7-1 chromosome I, whole genome shotgun sequence, a single window of DNA contains:
- a CDS encoding Coiled-coil domain-containing protein, with protein MQGFNMGRYVPSDQEGITSANKLAGKHPLGARARHLQTKGALIVRFEMPFAVWCTTCKPHETIIGQGVRFNAEKKKIGNYYSTPIYSFRMKHTICGGWIEIHTDPKNTAYVVVEGGRKRDLGDDKPAIPGEIILRGHMHDAEKKDEDPFAKLEGKIEDKQRAQTESTRIMELQQRQSRDWEDPYEKSKRLRRTFRAERKGLERLEANREALKDKMSLGIDLVDETAEDRQRAGMVDFGDGTSLSETGRATRVRPMFEHQKKKPSSRSEIQAKEHKELLRSELKGNTRVAIDPFLRDLADAQDIWKPGVKRKKTPVIASPQPTPPSSAIVEKDNQEKKSRLASAERDPGRPAEQQPTPVPLTSALVDYHSDTE; from the exons ATGCAAGGCTTCA ATATGGGACG ATATGTCCCATCGGATCAAGAAGGCATCACGTCTGCAAACAAGTTGGCGGGCAAACATCCCCTCGGTGCGCGCGCCCGTCATCTACAAACTAAAGGCGCCCTCATCGTCCGGTTCGAGATGCCCTTCGCTGTATGGTGTACCACGTGCAAGCCACACGAGACGATAATCGGCCAAGGCGTCCGATTCAATgcggaaaagaagaagatcgggAATTACTATTCAACACCAATCTACAGCTTTCGCATGAAGCATACCATCTGTGGAGGCTGGATTGAAATTCATACCGATCCCAAGAATACAGCTTACGTGGTTGTCGAGGGTGGTCGAAAACGAGATCTGGGAGATGACAAGCCGGCTATTCCAGGGGAAATCATTCTTCGTGGGCATATGCACGAtgcagagaagaaggatgaaGACCCATTTGCAAAGCTCGAAGGAAAGATTGAAGACAAGCAACGTGCGCAAACGGAATCGACTCGAATAATGGAGTTGCAGCAGCGACAAAGTCGGGACTGGGAAGATCCCTACGAGAAGTCAAAACGGCTACGTCGCACGTTTCGCGCAGAGCGAAAAGGACTGGAACGACTGGAGGCTAATCGAGAGGCTCTGAAGGATAAAATGAGTCTTGGAATTGATTTGGTTGATGAGACAGCGGAGGACCGCCAAAGAGCTGGAATGGTGGACTTTGGCGATGGCACTTCACTTTCAGAGACGGGCCGAGCAACCCGAGTGCGCCCGATGTTCGAacatcaaaaaaagaaaccttCCTCAAGGAGCGAAATACAAGCCAAGGAGCACAAAGAACTGCTCCGCAGCGAGTTGAAGGGCAATACGCGTGTCGCAATCGATCCTTTCCTGAGAGACCTGGCTGATGCCCAAGACATATGGAAGCCAGGTgtcaagaggaaaaagactCCTGTGATTGCGTCGCCTCAGCCAACGCCACCGAGCTCAGCCATCGTCGAGAAAGACaatcaagagaagaagagcaggctAGCTTCGGCTGAAAGGGACCCGGGGAGACCTGCTGAACAGCAACCCACACCCGTCCCGCTCACATCAGCGCTAGTGGACTATCATTCTGATACCGAATGA
- a CDS encoding Serine/threonine-protein phosphatase 2A activator 1, with amino-acid sequence MSAGGVPVRVLAVLDPSAPHEFVEPTKRINESQDVPAFLTSKAYSDIMTFVLQLNRAMFPTKLPDGSMQSWPLESEAVQFSAPIRQLQVLLSKVEDIVQEVPPDSGPRRFGNISFRKWHEVLASRAPAMLRECLSAELLDRPSSSAGGVTAEAELEAYFLGSWGSGQRLDYGTGHELSFLAFLGAIWKLNGFPQSEFGVEERALVLGVIEPYLELIRLLIKTYTLEPAGSHGVWGLDDHSFVPYIFGSAQLSPAIDYTDLTPEEGSAPGAPDPSHVVKPAIVERERRLNLYFSAIGFIYDVKKGPFWEHSPMLYDISGIRAGWGKINKGMLKMYNAEVLSKFPVVQHFPFGSLFSFDRDPSAVAPPTTVHTTSGPQGRPVAPDAGPPTTSARPSADASTRAPWANAESHTPSTLPMRSTAAPWAAARSTGVLGNKPVLPDTSRLPPGPMAPTRAPWANAGNPPSAQNQDGPTRAPWAK; translated from the exons ATGAGTGCGGGCGGGGTGCCTGTTCGTGTCCTGGCGGTCTTGGACCCTTCGGCCCCTCATGAGTTTGTCGAACCGACCAAAAGAATCAATGAGTCGCAAGATGTCCCGGCCTTTTTGACCTCTAAAGCATACTCGGATATCATGACCTTTGTCCTGCAGCTAAATCGAGCAATGTTCCCCACGAAGCTCCCGGATGGTTCCATGCAAAGTTGGCCGTTGGAGTCGGAGGCTGTTCAATTCTCTGCCCCGATCCGCCAACTACAAGTCCTGCTATCAAAGGTCGAAGATATAGTGCAGGAGGTCCCGCCTGACAGTGGGCCTCGGAGATTCGGAAATATCAGCTTTCGAAAATGGCATGAGGTCTTGGCGAGTCGAGCACCTGCAATGCTGAGAGAGTGTTTATCAGCGGAATTGTTGGACagaccttcatcttcggctGGCGGAGTGACGGCAGAAGCGGAGCTTGAGGCATATTTCCTTGGGAGCTGGGGAAGTGGACAACGACTTGACTATGGTACAGGTCATGAATTGAGCTTTTTGGCATTTCTAGGTGCGATCTGGAAATTGAACGGATTTCCGCAGTCTGAGTTTGGAGTCGAGGAGAGGGCTCTTGTACTAGGGGTGATTGAGCC ATACCTTGAGCTTATAAGGCTGTTGATCAAGACCTATACCCTTGAGCCAGCGGGCTCACACGGCGTGTGGGGCCTCGATGACCATTCGTTCGTTCCATACATATTTGGCTCTGCTCAACTGTCGCCCGCGATTGATTATACGGATCTCACTCCAGAGGAGGGCTCGGCTCCTGGCGCGCCTGATCCGAGTCATGTTGTCAAGCCAGCGATTGTGGAGCGCGAGAGGCGGCTCAATCTTTACTTCTCGGCCATCGGATTCATATACGACGTGAAAAAAGGCCCCTTCTGGGAACACAGTCCAATGCTCTATGACATTTCGGGCATTCGAGCTGGCTGGGGCAAAATCAACAAG GGTATGCTCAAAATGTACAACGCCGAGGTTTTGAGTAAATTCCCTGTGGTGCAGCACTTTCCCTTCGGATCACTTTTCAGCTTTGATCGCGACCCCAGTGCTGTCGCACCACCAACGACCGTCCACACGACTTCTGGCCCTCAGGGTCGGCCTGTCGCACCGGATGCCGGCCCACCAACCACTTCAGCTCGGCCCAGTGCTGACGCTAGTACCAGAGCTCCCTGGGCAAACGCGGAATCTCACACTCCAAGCACGCTGCCGATGAGATCAACGGCAGCGCCTTGGGCAGCGGCGCGATCGACAGGGGTACTCGGTAACAAACCGGTGCTTCCGGACACCTCCCGCCTGCCCCCAGGCCCAATGGCCCCAACCAGAGCTCCGTGGGCAAATGCGGGAAATCCACCCTCAGCACAAAATCAAGATGGGCCTACCAGGGCGCCATGGGCGAAATAA